The following nucleotide sequence is from Oceaniferula flava.
TCATTTCCCTCGGCGTCCCAGCAGGGGTCTTTCATGTCGAGGTTGGAACCATTGGTGCAGTAGTAGGCGAACATTTCGCCACCATCCATTCCCAGCTCTTCCATCACCCCGTTGTGCAGTGCTTGATAGAAATGTTTGTAGGCATTTTTTTGCACCGGGAAACCATCGGCTTCGAGGTAAGCGTGGTTTTTCATCATCGCTGCCGGATCATCAAAATCGGTCAGGATGCAAATGCGACACCCGTCCGTGGGCTCAAACACAGTTCCCAGTAAGCGGCTCAGACTAAATTCTCCGAACTCACGCTTGGTGGGATCGGCCAGTATTTCCTTGGTGATGTAAGCAGGCATCGACATGCAGCCAACCTACGCAGTCCGGCAGGGTCGGCAAGTGGAAGTTGTAATGAAATCCTAGCCGCAGAGCTTACTCTTTCTTTTTCAAATCGAGACACCTAAGCTCAGCGCGATGATTTTCAGACCATTCTTGCTACTCTCCCTCTGCCTGCTTCTCCCCAGTTGCGGAGGAGTCACCTATTATCAGCACAAGAAACTGCAGAGCAGGCAGAGCGTTGAGCTGTCCCCCATCGAGCTAGCGCCAGGGCAGCGCATCAAGGTGCTACGGCACCGGCGCGGCCTTATTTGGGGAGGTTATATCGAAGGCTTATTCGTCGAAGACCCAAGCATCGCCCAAGTGAGCTATGGAAATCCTCCCAACGGTGACCGTTTTGATTCGAAGATTTATCTTCTGGGGCTGAAACCAGGACAAACTCGGGCAGCCTATGGGAATCGTTTGTCAGAATCGCCATTTTCAGCAGCTCGCGAACCGCGGCAGGTGTTCTCAGTCCACGTTCGCTGAGGAAGGCTGGAAGTGATTTGGCAAAAAAGCCTCCCCCTGTACGCACCTACGGGAGCCGGATCTCTCCGACTCCCGCATATGCCCTCCGCGAGGAGGAACAACAACGCACGTTCCCGAAGGAACACTTACATAGATTGATCGAAGTCAGGATTGGTCACTAAAATTTCCACAAATTTCACAAAAAATCCAAACCCCTCGGAAATTCACCGAAAAATCACTCCGCAGCACGTCCACGAACCGGCTCGGTGATGAGTTTTTCGTTGGGCACGATGACAAAGCCACCGTCGGGGCGAGTAAGTTTGGTGGTGACCGGTCCGACGCCGGCCACCTTCATCAGCTCACCCTCGTACTCAATCTGCGTCCCCACCTGATAGATGTCGCGTGAATAGACTCCCGAGACGATACTGCGGGCCATATCCTTGAGGCCAAGCCCCATGCACAGGGCAAGTGCAAGACCAAGAGCGCCCAGAACAATCATCACCGTGGCATTCAGCAGCTCCGTCTGGATATTCAGCTGAGCCAAGGCCACGGTGAGGACCAGAATGAAAATGAAACCAAAAATCACCTTGGCCAGGGTGCCAGCGTAACTCAGTCCGGCGGCGCTGAGGCTACCGAAGACGGCGGTCTTAATCATGTCCGCCACCACAAAACCAACCAGCATGATCAGCGCGGCGGTGATCGCATTCGGCATGAAGGCGATAATGCTCAGCACAATGTCCGAGATGTCTTTGATCGATGCCTCCTGGGCGGCCATTTTGACCACGAAGAGCATCGCAATCCAGAACAGCAGCTTGCCGACGAAGGCGCCAGGGGCCGACTTGATACCGGCCCGATTCAAGACGCCGGTGACGCCGGATTTTTCCAGCAGAGAATCGATCCCCAAACGGGCAAACAAAGTGCAAACCACCTTGGACAGCATCTTCGCCACCATGAAGCCGAGGAACAGCAGCACCACAGCCAGCAGAAGCTGGGGAATGAACTCCGCAAAGTTCTCTGACATCTTAATCAGAGCCTCACGGATCTTGCTGAAAAAGCCTGAAAAGGAAAGACTGTCCTGTGCGAGTAAGTGCATGGATGTTGTTAAAAACATCCGCTGCTAAAATCAAGCTTTGTAATCGCTGTCGCCGTGGTTGACCTTCCCAGTAGAGACAGAGAGCACACCATCGACCACGGAAGGCACGCTCTTGAACATAAAGGTCGAGAGATCAGCGATGACATTCTCGTGCATCGCCCGCTCCATGACTTTCTCCACCCGCTGCGGATTCATCACTGGCTCCTCAAGCATGCCGGCTTCCTCAAACAGGAGACGGATTTGGCTTTCATCTAAGCTGATGGCATCGGATGGGTTCATGACTCGGTTGGGACTGGGTTGGGCACAGGTGTGAGGGGTTTCCCGGTGCGTTCGAACGCCTCTTTGAATGACTCAAGAGCGCGGTAGTAACGCATCTTGGCCGCGGAGACTCCGATATCGGTGACATCGGAAATTTCCTGCAGCGTCATTCCAGAGATAAATTTGTAGACAAGAATTTCTTTTTCCTTCGGTTTGAGTTTGTTCAGCGCTTCGTGGATACGGGCCGTTTTATCAGTCGTCTGGGCATTTTCAAAATTCCCAGACGGCAGGTCTTCTTTGGCATGTTCCTCGTAGGCTTCCTGAACTTCGCGCTTCCGGATAATCTTAGAGATGCGGTTGCGGCAGTAATTGTGCACAATTTTATACAGCCACGTCTTAAATGCCGATCTCCCTTCGAACTGGTGAATCTTGTGGAACACTTGTAAAAGCGAGTCCTGCGCGACTTCTTCGGCATCTTCAGGCGACCCCAAAAATTTCATGCAAAGGTTGTAAACCATCGCCTCATGGCGCTGCACCAGCACTCGATAGGCCTCCAACTCGTGAGGCAACTGCTGCTGACAAACCTTCACCAGCTCTTCATCCGACAAATCACTGAGCGGATCATCGGTTGGGCTCGGAACAATCTGGAGCGGCTCGGTCATGCTACTTTTTTGTTACTAGACGCTTAGGTGCCAACGATCAATAAGTTTCCCAATTTATTCGCTGTGGATTTCGATTTCAGCGAAATGTTGCCGTATTTCGAAAAATAATCGATCACATCGCCACGATCCGCTATTTATCCTTACTCGAAATTTATTTAACCTAAACCCATGGATCATCCACAGACATCAATGCTGGATCAGCAGCATATTCGGCTGATTACCGAGCACCAAACGGAACTATCCGCCTACATTCGCTCGATCATGCCCAATGTGGCCGGGAAGGAGGATGTCTTGCAGGAGACGAACTTAGTGCTCTGGGAAAAGCGCGCCGATCTCCGTGACCTCGAGGGGTTCAAAGCATGGGCCTACCGAGTGGCCTATTTCCAAACCTTAGCTTACCTGAAAAGCCACAAACGCCAGAAAATGGTCTACCTCGAGCCTGATGTGTTAGATCAAATTGCCACGGAGCATACTTTCATCGGCAGCATCGAAAGCTTATCGAATATGGATGACGCCTTGCAAACCTGCATGAGCAAACTCAACAACGATGACCAACAGCTGGTGGCTTTCCACTATCAGAAACACGGAGGCCTCAAAGATTATGCCAAGAAGATCAATATGTCGCTCGGCCGCGTCAAACACGCTCTCATCAGGATTCGCAGCAATCTGAAAACCTGCATCAATCATCAGCTCCAGCACAACGTATAGCGCCATGGAAGATTTTGCCCATATCCCAGCCGCCCACCGCGAGCTTATCCAATCGCTAATCGACGGAACGCTGAGTCCGGTCGAGACGGCCCGTGTCAATGCTCTACTGCGGGAGTGCCCAGTCCTGAGGGAGTTCTACATTCAGCAAACACGCACCGATGAACTCCTTTCTGCGCACTTTGCCCACACGGGTAGCTCGGTGCTCCTCCGCCGCCCTGAACCTGTGGTTTCCAGACGAAAACACACCACAGCCATCGTCCTCTCGCTAAGTTTCGGAATCGCCGCCACGGTGGCGCTGATGCTGACTCTTGGAAAAGTTTTTTTCACCCCTGAAGCAGCGCCTGCAGAAGTCGCGAATTATTCCGAATTCATC
It contains:
- a CDS encoding mechanosensitive ion channel family protein; this encodes MHLLAQDSLSFSGFFSKIREALIKMSENFAEFIPQLLLAVVLLFLGFMVAKMLSKVVCTLFARLGIDSLLEKSGVTGVLNRAGIKSAPGAFVGKLLFWIAMLFVVKMAAQEASIKDISDIVLSIIAFMPNAITAALIMLVGFVVADMIKTAVFGSLSAAGLSYAGTLAKVIFGFIFILVLTVALAQLNIQTELLNATVMIVLGALGLALALCMGLGLKDMARSIVSGVYSRDIYQVGTQIEYEGELMKVAGVGPVTTKLTRPDGGFVIVPNEKLITEPVRGRAAE
- a CDS encoding sigma-70 family RNA polymerase sigma factor; protein product: MTEPLQIVPSPTDDPLSDLSDEELVKVCQQQLPHELEAYRVLVQRHEAMVYNLCMKFLGSPEDAEEVAQDSLLQVFHKIHQFEGRSAFKTWLYKIVHNYCRNRISKIIRKREVQEAYEEHAKEDLPSGNFENAQTTDKTARIHEALNKLKPKEKEILVYKFISGMTLQEISDVTDIGVSAAKMRYYRALESFKEAFERTGKPLTPVPNPVPTES
- a CDS encoding sigma-70 family RNA polymerase sigma factor; this translates as MDHPQTSMLDQQHIRLITEHQTELSAYIRSIMPNVAGKEDVLQETNLVLWEKRADLRDLEGFKAWAYRVAYFQTLAYLKSHKRQKMVYLEPDVLDQIATEHTFIGSIESLSNMDDALQTCMSKLNNDDQQLVAFHYQKHGGLKDYAKKINMSLGRVKHALIRIRSNLKTCINHQLQHNV